TAACGATAACTCTCGATGGTTACTATTTGCCCATGCAAGCTGTGAAGAATTATTAGAATTAACGTCCCATTCAGCTCGCTCTAACCTAATTTTGTTTAAGAATCTGGTTCACCCTGAAGATCGAGAATCTTATGAACAATCGCTGATTGATTCGGCGGCTAACTTACAGCCGTGGATCTGGGAAGGTCGGGTAATTACCAAATCAGGTAAGCTGAAATGGTTGCAAGGCGCTACCCGCCCTATTGTGCAGGCGAATGGCGATATATTTTGGAATGGTTTACTGATAGATATTACCGAGCGGAAAGCGTCGGAGGAAGCGCTTTTGCTCTCAGAAGGAAAATTTTCTATAGCCTTTCGTCATAGTCCTGATTGTATCAGTATTACTACATTTAAAGAGGGACGCTATCTGGAGGTTAATGATAACTTTCTGGATCTTAGCGGTTATCTTCGTGAAGAGGTCATTGGACATACTGTAACTGAGATAAATGCCTGGGTAAATCCAGAAGAACGTATAAAAATGCAACAAATATTGCTAGAACAAGGTGCAGTTCACAACCTAGAATGTCAGTTTCGCAAAAAGTGTGGCGAAGTTGTAGCAGCCCTCTTGTCAGCAGAACTTGTTAATATTAACGGCGAGTCATCCGTGCTTGCTGTAGTTACTGATATAACTGAGCGCAAAGCTGCTGAAGCTCTGACTAGAGTCGCCGCTGAACGCGATCGCTTACTTTATGAGATTGCTTTAAAAATTAGGCGATCGCTGGATCTAAATGAAATTCTGAACACTACTGTAGCGGAAGTCCGGCAATTTTTGCAAGCCGATCGCGTCTTCATCAGTTACTTTGATGAAAATGGACACGCACGAGCCGTAGCCGAATCTGTAGATCCCAATTTTAATTCGATTTTGGGATGGGTTACGGATGACATGGCTTTTAGGGAAGTTAAGGAAATTTTTGGTGGCAATTCCATTCGAGTTATCAACGATACCACCCCAATAAAAAAATCTCCTTTTTTAGCAGAATACTATCACCGCTGTCAAGTAAAGGCTGGTGTTGGCGTACCGATTATGTTAGGTGAAAAACTGTTTGGGTTATTGATTGCCAATCAATGCTCTGCACCTCGTGAATGGCAGCAATTTGAAATTGACTTGATAGATCAACTGGGAATTCAGGTAGCGATCGCTATTCAGCAATCTTCTCTTTTCCAACAGGTACAAACCCTCAATACTAATCTGGAACGCCAAGTAGAAGAACGCACTATTCAGTTACAGCAAAAAATGCAGGAGCTGCAAGAATTAAACCGCATTAAAGATGTTGTTTTACATACAGTTTCTCACGACCTCCGCACATCCGTCCAAGGAACTATAATGGTTTTTAAAAACCTGCTTGGTTCGCCGGGGGAGAAATTAACCATTTCTCGCTCTATTGTAGAACGAATGATTCAAGGCAACGAGCGCCAACTATGTATGATTAACTCCTTGCTTGAAAGCAATTCTACGGAAGTTCAGGGAGTTGTAATTCAGCGAAATTTTGTTCAATTAAATACACTTTTACCAGCAATTCTCATAGACTTAGAACCACTGCTGGCGCAAAACCAAGCAACTCTGACCAATATGGTAAATTCGGATTTACCATTAGTTATGGCAGATCCAACTCAGCTACAGCGAGTTTTAGAAACCCTCTTCACTACCACCTTAAAACACAACCCACCGGGACTGAATCTGACTCTCAAAGCTACAGTAGAGCATCAGACAATCCGCTGCACCCTGGAAGATGACGGTGTAGGGATGAGTCAGCTAGAGTGCGATCGCTTATTCGATCTCTACGTGCGCGATCCCCAATCTCGCTGCTCAACAGGCACTGGTTTAAAACTACATCTGTGTCGGCAAATTATTACTGCTCACGGTGGACAAATTGGCGTAACAAGTCGCCCAAATAGGGGGACAACTTTCTGGTTCACCTTACCCTTGGCAACCATAGAACGACAAGGCATCTAGCAGCTTTGTGCCATCGATTCTGACGGCAAAAAATGTGGGAACTTTTGAGCGAATAATTTTATCACATATCTAAATAAGATAAATCCATCTGAATCATTAAGCTCCTCACCATGACTTTGACTTCAAGCTCCTCCAAGCGTCTACTTCGGCGGTCAATTGCAGCCATAGCCACCGTAGTCTCAACACTAAATTTCGTAAACCCCAGCCACGCTGCCACTTTTGATCAAAAAGAAGTTGAACAATCTAAATTTATTGCCGTAGCCGCACCTTATGGCACAAATAGTCATCAACTATTGATTTTGGAACAGATATCAGACAAGCAGCAGTGCTGGAGCGAAAACGGCTCCAGCCCCGTC
This is a stretch of genomic DNA from Microcoleus sp. FACHB-831. It encodes these proteins:
- a CDS encoding PAS domain S-box protein produces the protein MFKKKVVTNETAPPAAHLSLIKCYRENMISNLEYLQALRNCCRNEAAFEELKNLLNLAGQSIEEIAIPNQLHEPAAKNLTPPPAPLSACPEGLGGRCFNDGLTGLDISLPSTQINTDFQSQNVTHSWDLLPTEASMSQSVPELNKIAANKLGIIFKLIDRNDNSRWLLFAHASCEELLELTSHSARSNLILFKNLVHPEDRESYEQSLIDSAANLQPWIWEGRVITKSGKLKWLQGATRPIVQANGDIFWNGLLIDITERKASEEALLLSEGKFSIAFRHSPDCISITTFKEGRYLEVNDNFLDLSGYLREEVIGHTVTEINAWVNPEERIKMQQILLEQGAVHNLECQFRKKCGEVVAALLSAELVNINGESSVLAVVTDITERKAAEALTRVAAERDRLLYEIALKIRRSLDLNEILNTTVAEVRQFLQADRVFISYFDENGHARAVAESVDPNFNSILGWVTDDMAFREVKEIFGGNSIRVINDTTPIKKSPFLAEYYHRCQVKAGVGVPIMLGEKLFGLLIANQCSAPREWQQFEIDLIDQLGIQVAIAIQQSSLFQQVQTLNTNLERQVEERTIQLQQKMQELQELNRIKDVVLHTVSHDLRTSVQGTIMVFKNLLGSPGEKLTISRSIVERMIQGNERQLCMINSLLESNSTEVQGVVIQRNFVQLNTLLPAILIDLEPLLAQNQATLTNMVNSDLPLVMADPTQLQRVLETLFTTTLKHNPPGLNLTLKATVEHQTIRCTLEDDGVGMSQLECDRLFDLYVRDPQSRCSTGTGLKLHLCRQIITAHGGQIGVTSRPNRGTTFWFTLPLATIERQGI